In Flavobacterium cerinum, one genomic interval encodes:
- a CDS encoding alpha/beta hydrolase encodes MLHALKNLFLINLLLLSTALFAQSQNQPIAFGTSAVLSSSILNENRTINIYIPEEYNENSDTKYPVIYILDGGVEEDFFHLAGIVRFNTQSWINRFPKSIVVGIENTNRRRDFTFAVSNTDFIEKEGFKKSSFPQYGESQKYIDFLEKELQPYLEKNYRVNEQKTIIGESLAGLLATEILLKRPHLFQNYIIISPSLWWGEQALLKNAKTLLNQNLKKPVRVYIGAPSKEEDLKMYQEVETLYKTVKTDKNAAVIFDYMPDETHATVIHQAVYNAFKKWAKK; translated from the coding sequence ATGCTACACGCTTTAAAAAATCTGTTCCTGATAAACTTGCTGTTACTTTCAACTGCTTTATTTGCTCAATCCCAAAATCAGCCGATAGCTTTCGGAACATCGGCCGTTTTATCCTCTTCGATTTTAAACGAAAACCGAACAATAAACATTTATATTCCGGAAGAATACAATGAAAATAGCGACACAAAATATCCTGTAATTTATATATTAGACGGTGGTGTGGAAGAAGATTTTTTCCATCTTGCCGGAATCGTACGATTTAACACACAGTCCTGGATCAATCGTTTTCCGAAGTCCATTGTAGTAGGTATTGAAAACACCAACCGAAGACGCGATTTTACTTTTGCCGTTTCGAATACTGATTTTATCGAAAAAGAAGGATTTAAAAAAAGTAGTTTCCCGCAATATGGTGAATCTCAAAAATACATCGATTTCTTAGAGAAGGAATTACAGCCTTATCTTGAGAAAAACTATCGCGTAAACGAACAAAAAACCATTATCGGTGAATCATTAGCCGGTTTATTAGCTACGGAAATTCTATTAAAACGTCCACACTTGTTTCAAAACTATATTATTATCAGCCCGAGTTTATGGTGGGGCGAACAAGCACTATTAAAAAATGCTAAAACGCTACTGAATCAAAATCTAAAAAAACCGGTTAGGGTATATATCGGCGCTCCAAGCAAAGAAGAAGATCTGAAAATGTATCAGGAAGTAGAAACGCTATACAAAACCGTTAAAACCGATAAAAACGCAGCTGTTATTTTTGACTATATGCCGGATGAAACACATGCTACTGTTATTCACCAGGCTGTATATAATGCCTTTAAAAAATGGGCTAAAAAATAA
- a CDS encoding GNAT family N-acetyltransferase: MVFVKKINSKMTFQVRQPVLRPGKPVESCIFEGDDLETTTHLGLYNNSTLAGIVSIFASRHNLFPQNEQFQLRGMAVLDEFRKKGYGERLVNEAEACIKERNGSLIWFNAREVAVAFYTKLGYEIIGDAFDIPTIGTHFVMRKMI; the protein is encoded by the coding sequence ATGGTTTTCGTAAAAAAAATCAACAGCAAAATGACTTTCCAGGTTCGCCAGCCTGTTTTAAGGCCGGGCAAACCTGTTGAAAGTTGTATTTTTGAAGGGGACGATCTGGAAACGACAACCCATTTGGGGCTGTATAACAACAGTACGCTAGCCGGGATTGTCTCCATTTTTGCTTCCCGCCACAATTTGTTTCCTCAAAATGAGCAATTTCAGCTCAGAGGAATGGCTGTTTTAGATGAATTCCGTAAAAAAGGTTACGGAGAAAGGCTGGTTAATGAGGCCGAAGCATGCATAAAAGAACGCAATGGTTCTCTGATTTGGTTTAACGCAAGGGAAGTTGCCGTTGCATTCTACACAAAGCTGGGATATGAAATTATTGGCGATGCCTTTGACATTCCAACAATCGGCACGCATTTTGTTATGAGGAAAATGATATAA
- a CDS encoding L,D-transpeptidase family protein produces the protein MLLFGCNKKEKVTIAEQIIPKDTIKVVPLSFPEAVAIDSSYFANSSDAVKQFYKNNLYKTVWTIEKDRKALTESIKNSELDGLNPDDYNIKLFTDQENNHKNLPEKDLIANDILHTEIFYKLAGHLYNGKLEPTKLYSDWDMYSKEIDLNHKLQNALKNHTIQESLDSLKPNHIVYSRLKDALRKIESMPNDNLKNISIADKLVPNDTNAAVIDIKKRLAYWGDYKKPDSLTKIYDDKTQSAVKKFQKRHGLTPDGVIGKGTVAAMNFSKAQRKKQIIANLERWRWFPRDMGESYVIINIPDFNLYLINNNDTIQNHRVVVGRAKRRTPVLSSKFSNLVINPTWTVPPTILKEDLTPSASRNLNYFAATGITIYDMKGNVVSPSNWNAGKSNNYRYVQKPGANNSLGLIKFNFSNKHLVYLHDTNHRDYFKLNNRALSSGCIRVEDPFKLSGFILEKEENNWSKERVDKMIASNKTQSIVLKKPTFVHQLYWTAWMDKDGLEFRNDIYDLDFELYQKLRD, from the coding sequence ATGCTTCTTTTTGGATGTAACAAAAAGGAAAAAGTTACTATTGCCGAGCAAATTATACCGAAAGATACCATAAAGGTAGTACCGCTTTCTTTTCCGGAAGCTGTTGCGATTGACAGCTCTTATTTTGCAAACAGTTCGGATGCCGTAAAACAGTTTTATAAAAACAACCTGTATAAAACAGTATGGACAATTGAAAAAGATCGAAAAGCACTGACAGAATCCATTAAAAATAGTGAACTGGACGGACTTAATCCGGACGATTATAACATTAAGCTCTTTACCGATCAGGAAAACAACCATAAGAACCTTCCCGAAAAAGATTTAATTGCCAATGATATTCTGCATACAGAAATATTTTACAAATTGGCCGGTCACTTATACAACGGTAAACTGGAACCGACCAAATTATATTCGGATTGGGATATGTATTCTAAAGAAATCGATCTTAATCACAAACTGCAAAATGCCTTAAAAAATCATACCATACAGGAAAGCCTTGATTCCTTAAAACCGAATCATATCGTGTATTCCCGATTAAAAGATGCACTCCGTAAGATCGAGAGTATGCCTAACGATAATCTAAAAAATATTTCAATTGCAGATAAACTGGTTCCTAATGATACCAATGCAGCTGTTATTGACATCAAAAAACGACTGGCTTATTGGGGCGATTATAAAAAACCGGATTCCCTTACTAAAATATACGATGACAAAACACAATCGGCCGTAAAAAAATTCCAGAAGCGCCATGGATTAACACCGGATGGCGTAATCGGAAAAGGGACTGTAGCTGCTATGAATTTTTCGAAAGCACAGCGAAAAAAACAAATCATTGCCAATCTTGAACGTTGGCGCTGGTTCCCAAGAGATATGGGTGAGAGCTATGTTATCATTAATATTCCCGATTTTAATTTATATCTGATCAATAATAATGATACCATTCAAAATCATCGTGTAGTTGTAGGTCGTGCCAAAAGACGTACTCCGGTATTATCATCAAAATTCAGCAATCTGGTGATCAATCCGACCTGGACTGTTCCGCCTACGATCTTAAAAGAAGATTTAACGCCGTCTGCCAGTCGAAATCTGAATTATTTTGCAGCAACCGGAATTACAATTTACGACATGAAAGGCAATGTGGTTAGCCCAAGCAACTGGAATGCCGGCAAATCCAATAATTATCGTTACGTTCAAAAGCCCGGAGCGAATAATTCTCTAGGGTTGATCAAATTTAATTTCAGCAATAAGCATTTGGTTTATTTACATGACACCAACCACAGGGACTATTTCAAGCTTAATAACAGAGCGCTAAGTTCCGGGTGTATCAGGGTAGAGGATCCCTTTAAATTGTCCGGTTTTATTCTTGAAAAAGAAGAAAACAACTGGTCAAAAGAAAGAGTTGATAAGATGATTGCGTCCAATAAAACGCAGAGTATTGTATTGAAAAAACCCACCTTTGTACATCAGCTGTATTGGACAGCATGGATGGACAAAGACGGGCTTGAATTCAGAAACGATATTTATGATCTTGATTTCGAACTTTATCAGAAATTACGAGATTAG
- a CDS encoding murein L,D-transpeptidase catalytic domain family protein yields the protein MIYRVLPVMFLFLLSFKPVSTKETDPPKLVAANAKASFELKVRNLYTALNPQTYAMPRLESFAKALEGFYQLKEQGLIKKDILTLIDFSLSSTQKRLWVIDMATNTILLQSVVSHGRNSGDEFATQFSNETNSFKSSLGFYATGEVYQGKHGMSLRLDGLEYGINDNARDRAVVMHGADYANESIIARQGRLGRSQGCPAVPIALHKEIINLIKDKSCLFIYHPSRNYEAKSKLIS from the coding sequence ATGATTTATAGAGTTTTACCGGTTATGTTCCTTTTTTTACTGTCTTTTAAGCCAGTAAGCACAAAGGAAACTGACCCGCCAAAGTTAGTAGCTGCTAACGCGAAAGCTTCGTTTGAATTAAAAGTTAGAAATTTATATACAGCGCTGAATCCACAGACTTACGCAATGCCAAGACTGGAAAGTTTTGCAAAAGCATTGGAAGGTTTCTACCAGTTGAAAGAACAGGGCCTTATAAAGAAAGACATTTTGACTTTAATTGACTTTAGTCTGTCATCTACACAAAAGCGACTTTGGGTAATCGACATGGCAACCAATACTATTTTATTACAATCAGTAGTATCCCACGGTAGAAACAGCGGAGACGAATTTGCTACGCAGTTTTCGAATGAAACCAACTCATTTAAGAGTAGTTTAGGATTCTATGCTACCGGTGAAGTTTACCAGGGTAAACACGGTATGTCTTTGCGTTTGGACGGATTGGAATACGGGATCAATGACAATGCTCGTGATCGTGCTGTTGTAATGCACGGTGCTGATTATGCCAATGAAAGTATTATTGCCAGACAAGGCCGATTGGGGAGAAGTCAGGGATGTCCTGCCGTTCCGATTGCCTTACACAAAGAAATCATCAATTTGATAAAAGATAAATCATGTCTTTTTATCTACCATCCGTCAAGAAACTACGAAGCTAAATCAAAGCTAATCTCGTAA
- a CDS encoding DUF5916 domain-containing protein gives MKNVFFLVFIVTNATFIFGQELIQDPKNKKMLRAFPLKSTINIDGKLSEDEWKNAEIASDFITYQPDNGTPVSFEKRTEVKVLYDDDGIYIGALLYDDPSKIVKEITERDKFGTSDFFGIFINGYNDGQQDFRFFVSTAGTQMDCMATENGEDYTWDGIWHSNVSLTDFGWIVEMKIPYAALRFSEKKEQIWGVNFFREIRRDRQKYTWNRIDNNIGAIIPQAGILEGIQDIKPPTRLFLIPYSSYYVNHNDNGTNTEFKAGMDIKYGINDSFTLDAILVPDFGQTAFDNVVLNLGPFEQQFNENRPFFTEGTDMFSKGDLLYSRRIGGSPSTYPETTDNEEVSQYPSRINLLNALKISGRTAKGLGIGVMNAITEKTEATIRNTQTGEVRSEVVEPLANYNILVLDQRFRKNSSVSLVNTSVIRDGSFRDANVTALLFDLNTKANTFNLSGNFKFSHVNDLDGNKNGYTAYLNFGKTSGKYRLSANTTYISDKYDINDLGIIFVTNYHSFSLTNSYRILKPNKTFNTFKVSTIAYSEIENSTGKPQEASFEFNLESTDKKNHYFGLGFLLSPLETFDFYQPRKTGRYVYNPRYSFSWIDISTNYNYPFALDANFFLDFYDQDKRHNYGIRISPRYRFSDQFTLVYAIDWNRQNDEKGWVDFDNDNIIFANRNRNTIENTLTGKFSINSKMTINLKARYYWSYAENLNFLTLTDDGYFLPNPNYNEDQNSNFKIWNFDLSYSWWFAPGSQVSILYRNNAIHNEKRLNKNIIDNLDHTLSNNLNNTLSISFRYYIDYNNAKKWFKT, from the coding sequence ATGAAAAACGTATTTTTCCTCGTTTTTATTGTCACAAATGCAACATTTATTTTTGGACAGGAGTTAATCCAGGATCCGAAAAACAAAAAAATGCTACGGGCTTTTCCTCTTAAAAGCACCATCAACATTGACGGAAAACTAAGCGAAGACGAATGGAAAAATGCTGAAATCGCCTCGGATTTTATCACCTATCAACCGGACAACGGCACACCGGTTTCCTTTGAAAAACGAACGGAAGTAAAAGTATTATACGATGACGACGGTATCTATATCGGCGCTTTACTTTATGATGATCCCTCTAAAATTGTAAAAGAAATTACCGAAAGAGACAAATTCGGCACATCTGATTTTTTCGGTATTTTTATCAACGGTTATAATGACGGACAACAGGATTTCCGCTTTTTTGTAAGTACAGCCGGGACTCAAATGGATTGTATGGCCACTGAAAACGGAGAAGATTATACCTGGGACGGTATTTGGCACAGCAATGTTTCACTTACTGATTTCGGCTGGATCGTGGAAATGAAAATTCCATATGCTGCACTTCGTTTTTCTGAAAAAAAAGAACAGATCTGGGGTGTCAATTTTTTTAGAGAAATTCGCAGGGATCGTCAAAAATACACCTGGAACCGAATCGACAACAACATCGGTGCGATTATTCCGCAAGCGGGTATTCTGGAAGGCATTCAGGACATCAAACCACCAACACGACTGTTTCTGATTCCCTACTCTTCCTATTATGTTAATCACAACGACAACGGTACAAATACCGAGTTTAAAGCCGGAATGGACATTAAATACGGTATCAACGATTCGTTTACGCTTGACGCAATTCTGGTTCCGGATTTCGGACAAACCGCTTTCGATAATGTCGTTTTAAACTTAGGTCCGTTCGAACAACAATTCAACGAAAACCGTCCTTTTTTTACCGAAGGAACGGATATGTTCAGCAAAGGAGACTTACTGTATTCCCGAAGAATCGGCGGATCACCTTCCACCTATCCCGAAACTACCGATAATGAAGAAGTGTCACAATATCCGTCCCGAATCAATCTGTTAAATGCACTCAAAATATCCGGGCGTACGGCCAAAGGTCTTGGTATCGGAGTAATGAATGCAATTACTGAAAAAACCGAAGCGACTATCCGAAACACCCAAACCGGTGAAGTTCGTTCTGAAGTAGTTGAACCTTTAGCGAACTATAATATTCTGGTATTGGACCAGCGTTTTCGAAAAAATTCTTCTGTTTCTCTGGTGAATACAAGTGTTATCCGCGACGGAAGTTTTAGAGATGCGAATGTAACGGCTCTTCTTTTCGATCTTAATACCAAAGCCAATACTTTTAACCTTTCCGGAAACTTTAAATTTAGCCATGTTAATGATCTTGATGGCAATAAAAACGGGTATACCGCTTACCTTAACTTCGGAAAAACCAGCGGCAAATATCGATTAAGTGCTAATACTACTTATATTTCGGATAAATATGATATTAATGATCTCGGGATTATCTTCGTTACCAATTATCATAGCTTTTCTCTCACAAATAGTTATCGGATTTTAAAACCGAACAAAACATTTAACACTTTTAAAGTCAGCACAATTGCTTATTCTGAAATAGAAAACAGCACCGGAAAACCACAAGAAGCTTCTTTTGAATTTAATCTCGAAAGCACGGATAAAAAGAATCATTATTTCGGGTTGGGCTTTTTATTGTCTCCGCTTGAAACTTTCGATTTTTATCAACCCCGAAAAACAGGGCGCTATGTATACAATCCGCGTTATTCCTTTTCCTGGATTGATATTTCAACCAATTACAACTATCCTTTTGCTTTGGATGCTAACTTCTTTCTTGATTTTTACGATCAGGATAAACGGCATAATTACGGCATTCGAATTAGTCCGAGATATCGTTTCAGCGATCAGTTCACTTTGGTTTACGCGATCGACTGGAACCGACAAAACGACGAAAAAGGTTGGGTCGATTTTGACAATGACAATATCATTTTTGCAAATCGAAACCGGAATACGATCGAAAATACGCTAACGGGAAAATTCTCCATCAACAGTAAGATGACAATTAACCTGAAAGCCCGTTATTATTGGTCATATGCCGAAAATCTTAACTTTCTTACGCTAACAGATGACGGCTATTTCCTGCCGAATCCTAACTATAATGAAGATCAAAATTCGAATTTTAAAATCTGGAATTTCGATTTATCCTATTCCTGGTGGTTTGCTCCGGGCAGTCAGGTGTCAATTTTGTACCGCAATAACGCAATTCACAACGAAAAGCGTTTAAATAAAAATATTATTGATAATTTAGACCACACTTTAAGCAACAACCTTAACAACACACTATCAATTAGTTTTCGCTACTATATTGATTACAACAATGCCAAAAAATGGTTTAAAACATGA